The following coding sequences lie in one Apium graveolens cultivar Ventura chromosome 3, ASM990537v1, whole genome shotgun sequence genomic window:
- the LOC141714109 gene encoding uncharacterized protein LOC141714109 gives MKVPNHKKNPDKYCDYHRDKGHNTDECYHLKKLIERMIKDGELNQFVRDLRDRLGPKENPEEEVEADEPERRDRIRGEVKTISGGSILDKDSKTAKKKYARQVYNLYQFGQAKPHMPMTFSTEDYEDVIRPHEDPLIINPIIGQNKIWKVMVDTGSSANILFHKTYCKMNLAGEQLEPCHEAPLYAIGGHPIQFEGMITLPVLLGKLSYTAEKLVKFYVVRIESPYNVIFGRPFLSTFEAVESIPHLKLKFPTEKRGRRN, from the coding sequence ATGAAGGTCCCGAACCACAAGAAAAACCCCGATAAGTACTGTGACTATCACAGGGACAAGGGGCATAACACAGATGAATGCTACCACCTCAAGAAGCTCATTGAGCGCATGATCAAAGACGGCGAGCTTAATCAGTTCGTCCGAGATCTGAGAGATAGATTGGGGCCGAAGGAGAACCCGGAGGAGGAAGTAGAGGCCGACGAGCCAGAACGAAGGGACAGGATAAGGGGCGAAGTAAAAACTATATCTGGAGGAAGCATCCTGGATAAGGATAGCAAGAcagcaaagaagaagtatgcccGACAGGTGTACAATCTGTATCAATTCGGGCAGGCAAAGCCCCACATGCCTATGACCTTCAGCACTGAAGACTATGAGGATGTCATTCGCCCGCACGAGGACCCTCTGATCATCAACCCTATCATCGGGCAGAACAAAATATGGAAAGTGATGGTGGATACCGGCAGCTCAGCCAATATACTATTCCACAAAACCTACTGTAAGATGAACTTGGCGGGAGAGCAACTAGAGCCCTGCCACGAGGCTCCCCTCTATGCCATCGGAGGACATCCTATTCAGTTTGAAGGAATGATTACTCTTCCGGTCCTCCTGGGCAAGTTGTCATATACCGCCGAGAAGCTGGTGAAGTTCTATGTGGTTCGGATAGAAAGCCCATACAATGTGATATTTGGCAGGCCCTTCTTATCAACTTTCGAAGCAGTGGAATCTATACCTCACCTCAAACTCAAGTTCCCAACTGAAAAAAGGGGTAGGAGAAATTAG
- the LOC141712127 gene encoding enolase 1, chloroplastic codes for MALSSPSLIKPLFSTTSHKPSFPTLKSRPLVVRSSISAVATPANAALTKGSTVKSVKARQIIDSRGNPTVEVDLVTDELYRSAVPSGASTGIYEALELRDGDKTVYGGKGVLMAVKNINEILGPKLLGVDVRNQADFDAIMLEIDGTPNKSKLGANAILGVSLSVCRAGAGAKGIPLYKHIQEISGTKELVMPVPAFNVINGGSHAGNNLAMQEFMILPVGASSFAEALRMGSEVYHILKGIIKAKYGQDACNVGDEGGFAPNVQDNREGLLLLVDAIEKAGYTGKIKIGMDVAASEFLTKDAKYDLNFKKQPNDGAHVLAAQSLCDLYKDFVKEFPIVSIEDPFDQDDWSSWSSLQSSVDIQIVGDDLLVTNPKKIAEAIQKKACNGLLLKVNQIGTVTESIQAALDSKAAGWGVMVSHRSGETEDNFIADLSVGLASGQIKTGAPCRSERLAKYNQLLRIEEELGNVRYAGEAFRSP; via the exons ATGGCTCTATCATCTCCTTCTCTGATCAAACCCCTCTTCTCCACCACCTCCCACAAACCCTCCTTCCCCACCCTCAAATCTCGACCCTTGGTCGTCCGCAGCTCCATCTCTGCCGTTGCTACTCCTGCTAATGCTGCGTTGACTAAAGGCTCCACGGTTAAATCCGTGAAAGCAAGGCAGATTATAGATAGTAGAGGTAATCCAACGGTGGAGGTTGATTTGGTGACTGATGAGCTTTACAGATCAGCTGTGCCAAGTGGAGCTTCTACTGGGATTTATGAGGCTTTGGAGTTGAGAGATGGTGATAAAACTGTTTATGGTGGTAAAGGTGTGCTTATGGCTGTTAAGAATATTAATGAAATCTTGGGTCCTAAGCTTCTTGGTGTTGATGTTAG GAATCAAGCTGATTTCGATGCCATTATGTTGGAGATTGATGGAACTCCTAATAAGTCAAAGCTGGGGGCTAATGCCATACTTGGAGTATCCTTAAGTGTATGCAGAGCTGGTGCAGGAGCAAAGGGAATACCTTTGTACAAACACATTCAAGAGATTTCTGGAACCAAAGAACTTGTGATGCCAGTTCCAGCATTCAATGTTATTAATGGAGGTAGCCATGCTGGAAACAACTTGGCCATGCAGGAATTTATGATATTACCAGTAGGAGCAAGTTCATTTGCCGAGGCACTCCGTATGGGTAGTGAAG TATATCACATACTGAAGGGCATCATTAAAGCAAAATATGGACAGGATGCCTGCAACGTTGGAGATGAAGGGGGTTTTGCACCGAATGTTCAGGATAATAGAGAAGGACTTCTGTTGCTTGTTGATGCAATTGAAAAGGCTGGTTATACTGGCAAG ATCAAAATTGGAATGGATGTTGCAGCCTCAGAATTTTTGACAAAAGATGCCAAATATGATctcaatttcaagaaacaacCAAATGATGGTGCTCATGTGCTTGCAGCACAAAGTCTCTGTGATCTTTACAAAGATTTTGTTAAAGAATTCCCAATAGTGTCCATTGAAGATCCATTTGACCAAGATGATTGGAGCTCATGGTCTTCCCTGCAGTCATCAGTAGATATCCAGATAGTAGGCGATGACTTGTTGGTAACAAATCCAAAGAAAATCGCCGAAGCTATACAGAAAAAAGCATGCAATGGTTTGCTACTAAAG GTTAACCAGATAGGCACAGTAACTGAATCAATTCAAGCTGCTCTTGATTCCAAAGCTGCTGGGTGGGGTGTGATGGTAAGCCATCGCAGCGGTGAAACAGAGGATAATTTCATTGCAGATCTGTCTGTTGGATTAGCTAGTGGACAG ATCAAAACTGGTGCTCCCTGCCGAAGTGAGAGATTGGCCAAATATAATCAG CTACTGCGCATTGAAGAGGAACTCGGAAATGTTCGTTATGCAGGAGAAGCATTCAGATCGCCATAA
- the LOC141714110 gene encoding uncharacterized protein LOC141714110, which translates to MDNRFTEVNRELLLCIGSLDPRNSFSSFNNSKLVRLAQFYPEDFSIQDLELLPNQLDNFIYNVRTDNDLSGLQSIGDLSIMMVKTHRHIAYPLVYLLVELVLVLPVATVTIERVFSAMKTIKTYQRNRMGDACLNDSMMIYIGKAIFASVDNKAILQHYQNMQNRRIQLSSITSSEKNSTTR; encoded by the coding sequence ATGGATAATCGTTTTACAGAAGTAAACAGAGAGCTCCTACTTTGTATTGGCTCCTTGGATCCTAGGAATTCATTTTCAAGTTTCAATAACTCAAAACTTGTCCGTCTTGCACAATTTTATCCAGAAGATTTCTCTATACAAGACCTAGAATTGTTGCCAAATCAGTTAGACAATTTTATCTATAATGTGAGAACGGATAATGATTTATCTGGACTTCAAAGTATAGGAGATCTTTCTATCATGATGGTTAAGACACACAGACACATTGCTTATCCTTTAGTTTATCTTCTAGTTGAGTTAGTTCTGGTTTTACCTGTTGCCACTGTTACAATTGAGAGAGTTTTTTCTGCTATGAAAACAATCAAGACTTATCAGCGTAATAGGATGGGAGATGCGTGCCTGAATGATAGTATGATGATATATATTGGGAAAGCTATTTTTGCAAGTGTGGATAACAAAGCTATTTTACAACACTATCAAAATATGCAAAATCGCAGGATCCAACTATCATCCATCACTTCTTCTGAAAAGAATAGTACAACTAGATGA
- the LOC141712128 gene encoding protein STRICTOSIDINE SYNTHASE-LIKE 11-like → MASNVSQPVYFHVLLLAFVILHSLPQAKSCANHTLDATFSQLHLPAGCYGPSSITFDHKGEGPYVGAGDGRIFKYDADTTQFKEYCVGNSHRSRKSCDAVDLTKAPTACGRPMGLSFDQKSGDMYYVDAIYGLQRVKSGGGGVAQPVCSSVGGSPLSFPSSVSTGGSNGELYFTDYSRKYNLKNFYSSLTNNTVDSTGRLMTYDTNTKQTKVLADNLNGAAGCVPSKDGSFVLVTELMGKTVKKYWTKGPKAGTSEHFRTLDGFPTGLKATPEGDFWLTMNQMNGDKKTTSPMCIKMDHTGKDLHTVDLSSKYSEQFVTGVEEKAGKLYVGSTSTPYVGVYKL, encoded by the exons ATGGCCTCAAATGTTTCCCAGCCAGTTTACTTTCATGTGTTGCTCTTGGCTTTTGTGATTCTACACTCTCTCCCCCAGGCCAAGTCCTGTGCTAATCATACTTTAGATGCAACATTCTCCCAGCTCCATCTACCTGCAGGATGCTATGGTCCGTCGTCTATTACATTTGACCATAAGGGCGAAGGACCTTACGTTGGTGCAGGTGATGGTAGGATTTTCAAATATGATGCTGATACCACTCAATTCAAAGAGTATTGTGTTGGTAACTCGCATAG GTCAAGGAAGAGTTGTGACGCGGTAGACTTAACTAAGGCGCCGACTGCATGTGGCAGGCCTATGGGATTGTCGTTCGACCAGAAATCGGGAGACATGTACTACGTTGATGCTATATACGGACTTCAGCGTGTAAAAAGTGGTGGCGGAGGTGTGGCTCAGCCAGTGTGCTCCTCTGTAGGTGGCTCTCCACTTTCCTTTCCAAGCTCTGTTTCTACAGGAGGCTCCAATGGCGAACTATACTTCACGGATTATAGTCGAAAATACAACTTAAA AAATTTTTATTCCTCACTTACTAATAATACAGTGGATTCAACGGGACGGCTTATGACATATGACACAAACACAAAGCAAACAAAAGTGTTGGCAGATAACCTAAATGGCGCTGCTGGATGCGTACCTAGCAAAGACGGATCATTCGTCCTTGTTACTGAACTAATGGGGAAAACTGTCAAAAAATATTGGACAAAAGGTCCAAAAGCAGGCACATCGGAACATTTTAGGACACTGGACGGGTTCCCAACAGGACTCAAGGCCACTCCGGAGGGTGATTTTTGGTTAACAATGAACCAGATGAACGGCGATAAAAAGACCACTTCACCTATGTGTATTAAAATGGATCATACTGGAAAAGATCTACATACAGTAGATCTGAGTAGTAAATACTCGGAACAGTTTGTAACTGGTGTTGAAGAGAAAGCTGGGAAATTATATGTGGGATCAACATCAACTCCTTACGTTGGTGTGTACAAGCTGTAG
- the LOC141714111 gene encoding uncharacterized protein LOC141714111 has translation MKREGRQHGLVRSFCIIPSPLNPNHHPRVINKLDSPPTAGLFTKVTSKPTNHSKFTGRCGKPKCSDCHVQPACKSKDKAKGSQKLKSTTDVSTDCKYMSWQVKDQTTNETKKSFEYSATRIIDLLANNYDEYSDYSDDEHYDEDVEIRSHEYDHQDWFFVQDNYVTAV, from the coding sequence ATGAAGAGGGAGGGTCGCCAGCACGGCCTGGTACGTAGCTTTTGTATCATTCCGTCGCCATTGAACCCGAATCACCATCCAAGAGTCATTAACAAGCTCGATTCACCCCCAACAGCCGGACTATTCACAAAGGTCACCTCAAAACCCACCAATCATTCCAAGTTTACAGGCAGGTGTGGCAAACCTAAGTGCTCCGATTGTCATGTCCAGCCGGCTTGTAAGTCCAAAGATAAGGCCAAGGGTTCGCAAAAGTTGAAGTCTACAACCGATGTTAGCACCGATTGTAAGTACATGTCTTGGCAAGTTAAGGATCAGACAACCAATGAGACCAAGAAAAGTTTCGAGTATTCAGCTACTCGTATTATTGATCTTCTAGCTAACAATTATGATGAGTATTCGGATTATTCTGATGATGAGCATTATGATGAAGATGTTGAGATTAGGAGTCATGAATATGATCACCAAGATTGGTTCTTTGTTCAAGATAATTATGTGACTGCAGTTTAG